The DNA region AGGTCGGGATCGCGCAAGGCGAGGCGCACCCGCGCGCCGTCGACCACATTGTCGGCGAGGTTGACGACGCCTCCCGCCCGCAGATCGAGCGCGGGGGAGACGGCGGCCGCGCGGCCCTCGATCACGCTGCTTTCGAGCTGGAAGCGAGCGGCCAGCGACAGGGTCTCACCCAGCGCGCGGCCGGTGAACGTCTCGTCCCCCAACCCGGCGCGCAATTGCCCGAGCACGCCGTAGGTGCCTGCGTCATTGCTGATGCGGAAGGCGGCGAGCGGCGGCTCGCCTACCGCGCCATTGCGCCGCACCGCTGCCGCGCCGCGCCAGCGTTTCCACGTCCCATCGCCGACGATCCGGCCCACATAGCCCGTCTCCAGCCCCGCCAGCCCGGCCAGCACACCGCCCGCAGGTGCGCGGGCGTCTCCGGCGAGTTCGAAGCGGTCACCATCAGGCTCGGCATCGAGCAGCAGCGTGATCCGATCCTGCGCCCCCAGCCGCGCCTTGGCGTCGATCAGCGCGCGGCCTTGGCGAATGTCGATCTGTGCGGTGAGATTGGCGCGCTCATCCTGCGGCGTGGCGACGCCTTTGGCGATCACCAGATCCTCGACCACCAGCTTGTCCACCCGGATATCGAAATCGGGCAGAAGCGGCGCATCGGGATCGCCCGGCAGCAGCTCAGGCAGCCGTGTCAGCCGCCCACGCTGTGCAGTGAGTTCGCGGATGTCGAGCCCGGTCCACAGCCAGTTCAGCGGCCGCCAGTCGAGCCGCACCACCGGGATCGTCAAGAACGCGCCCTTGGTATCGCTTACCACCACCGTGCGCAGCACCGCCTGCCCGTAGAGATCGCCCTCGATCCGCCCAACCGTAAAGCGCAGGCCCGAGGCGGGGGCCACGGCTGCGATCTGATCGGCGATGAAACGCTTGCCAATCGGGGTCGCGAAGAACAGCGCGGTGAGGAGGAACGGCGCGAGGATAATCGCCAGCGCCCAGCCCAGCCGCTTGCCCCAGCGCCGCGCGCGGGGCCGCTGCGGAGGGGGAGCGGTGTCTGGCGGGATTGTGGTGTCCTCGGCCATCAGAACGCCTGACCCAGACTGACATAGACCACCACCGGGCTGTCAAACTCGGTCGGGTTGATCGGGGTCGCCACGTCGACGCGGATCGGGCCAAAGGTGGTCTTGTAGCGCAGGCCGACGCCCGCGCCGTAGCGGATGAAGCGGAAGTCCGGCGTGCTGCCCAGCCCCACGGTGCCCGCATCGAAGAATGGCACCACTTCGACCGCGCCATCGAACAGCGGCGTTTCGATCCGCGCTTCGAGCGAGAATTCGAGCAACGAGGCCCCGCCGGTGGATTCGCCGCGATCATTGCGCGGGCCGACGCCTTGGAAGCCGTAACCGCGCACTGACCCGCCGCCGCCCCCATAGAGACGGCGTGACGGTGCGATATCATCAAAGGATGCGCCCACAATCGTCGCGGCCCGCACGCGGGTCGCGAGCACTGTCGATCCAATCGACTTGTAGTAACTCGCATCGGCCTGCGACCGCAGATAGAAGGACTGGCTGCCTTCCGAGCGTGATGCTTCGGGCGCGAGGAACAGGGTGGCGCGGTATCCTTCACTGGGATCGAGCAGATCGTCGCTGCCATCCAGCGTGACGCTGCCGAACAGCCCGCCAATGAGGAAGGTGCGGCGTGGCAAGGGGATGCCGGGCGCATCGCGCACCGTGCGGCTGCGTTCATCGGTATAGAGCAGCTCGCCGCCGATCTGCCAGCTGAGCGGCTTCTGGAACAGGATGTTCGACACTTTCTCGAACGTCGCCCGCGTCCCGAAGCCGCGCGAATCGACTGCCTGCGTGGTGATGTCGCTGCCGAAGACATCGACTGTCAGCACCTGATCGCGCCCGCGGAAATTGTTGCGGCGAATGCCGACGCTCGCCAGCGCTTCACGCGTGCCAAGGATGCCGCGAAGCCGCAGCGCGCCTTCGGGCGGGAACAGGTTGCGATGTTCCCACCGGCCCTCCAGCTTGAAACCATCCTCGGTCCCATAACCGATCGCACCCGCGATGGTGCGCAAGGGCGCGCGTTCGAATGCGACGTCGAGCGCGACTTCGCCCGGCTGCCCATCCTGCGGCGCCCGGGTTTCGCGCGGGGTGACGGTGACGCTGGAGACCAAGCCGGTGGCGATGATCGCGCGGCGCAGATCGGTCTCAAGGCTTTGCTGGAACACATCGCCTTCATCGAAGCGGGCGATGCGCGACAGGTGCCGGCCCGAAAGGAAGCCGGGATCGCTGCTGACGACCTCACCGAACACGAATTTGCCGCCCGGCTCGACCAGCAGCGAGAGATCGCCTTCGGTGCGGGCGTGGTCGATCAACAATTCGGGCTCGGCCAATTCGGCGAAGGGATAGCCGCTTTCGCCGAGCGCAACGCGCAGTTCGAGTTCGCGCTCGATGATGCGGTCGGCATAGAGCGGGTCGCCCGGCTTGATCCCGAAAGCGGCAGTCAGGCGGGTGACGTCAGGCTCAGGCAAGGCAGGCAGCGCGCCAAGATCAATCCGGCCGAAGCTGTAACGCGCGCCGGGCAGAATATCGAAGCGGACACTCGGTTCACGGGCGGCATTTTCGGCGGCCCGTTCGGCTTCGTCGGAGTTGTTGCCCGCGCGCCGACCGCCCGAAAGCTGGCGCACCACCTCGCCATCGTAATAGCCATAGGTGCGCAGGATATCGCCCAGCAGTTCCTCGTCAGCGCGCGCGCGGGCGGCGACTTGCGGGCGCGATTCCTCGCCATCGTCGAATTCGCGCAAGGTCGAGAGATCCTTGAAGCGTTCGATGAACGCGTCCTTCTCGGGGAAGGCATCGGCGGCCGCCGGCAGAGCGAGCACCAGAGTATTGCCGATCTTGGTTTCGGCCAGTTCCGGCAATTCGCCCAGCACCGGGGCGGCAATCGACGCCAGCGCCTCAAGCTCGGGATCGGGGGTGAGCGGCTGCGGTTCCTCCAGCGCGAAATCGGCGAAAATGCCGTCGATCGCAGGCTGCAAGGCCGGGTCTGGCGGAGGCAGAAACTCGGCTAACACGTCATCTGAGAGCGGACTGCCGGCATCGGCCAACGCGCTATCGGGCACCACGACCGGCGAGGGATCGGCCACCCCGGCGGCGGCCCAGACATCGGGGTTGGTGACAGCGTCAGCCGGGATCAGATCGTCGAGCGATTGCGGTACAGGTTCGGGCTGAGGCGCAGGATCGAGGATCGAAGGGAGCGCGGGTGCAGGGGTGGCGTCCGCCTCTTCTTCGGGTGGTTGAGCGGGTAGCGCGCGCGGTTCGTCATCCGGGGCAGCCTGCTGCGCGGCCGCCGGACAGGCGCTTAACGCCAGCGCTCCCTGACCCAATCCGGCAACAATGGCGAGACCGAGTTTGAGAAGCCGCTGGGCTTCAACTGGCCGAGAACTTGACAGGTTGGCCATCCTTGCCCCGAACGCCCGCGCCCATTTCGACAGGGCTTTCGTCCTGCGCCTGCCGCGGCGCTGTGGCAGCCGCGATCAGCCGGTGCTGCTCTCCCGGCTCCATCAGCAGCCAGCCCTCACGCGTCAGGCGTTCAAGGGGGCGGTAGCGAACCTTGTATTGCATGCGCGGACTGCCTTCGACCCAATATCCGAGATACACGTAAGGCAATGCCTCAGCCGCGGCCCGCCGAATATGATCGAGGATAATAAAATTGCCGAGGCCCGCGCGCGCCGGGTAATCGGGTTCGTAGAACGAATAGATCATCGACAGCCCATCGCCCTGCCGGTCGGTCAGGCAGGCACCCACCAGCCGTCCGGGCTTCCCGTTGGGCAGCGGCTCGCGATATTCGGTCACCACGGTCGAGACCGGGGTGTGTTCGATCATGTCGGCATAATCGAGTTCGTCCATCGCCGACATCCCGCCATCGGGGTGACGGTGGCCAAGATAGCGGGCCAGCAATTCGAACTGTTCGTCGGTCGCCCAAGGGCGGCATTCGGTGACGATGAGATCGGAATTGCGCTTCAAATCGCGCTTCTGCGTGCCCGAGGGCTGGAACTTGGTCGCCAGCACGCGCACCGAGACGCAGGCCTGGCAATCGAGGCATGACGGGCGATACGCGACCGTCTGGCTGCGCCGGAACCCGATCCGCCCGAGTGCTTCATTGAGCTGATCGGCGTGCGGCCCCTTAAGTTCGGTGAAGACCTTGCGCTCGCTCCGACCCGGAAGATAGGGACACGGCGCGGGGCTGGTCACGAAGAACCGGGGAAAGCGGATTGGTGCCGTCACGTGTGGGGCCAGTCCTTCTTGCGCTGAATCGCGGGATCGAAATCGTTAAGAAAATCTTATGCCCGCACCCGTGCTCCGGTAAAAGTCCTTTAACCATGAAAATATCGCGAATTATGCAGGCACACGCGAAACCCGCCGCAAAAGTGCGGATATGCAGGCGCAAAGCGGGACGATCGCGCGTCCCGTCCTTCCGTTCTGGCCCGGATTTTCAGCCCAGTTCGACGAGCTGGACGGTGTAGCCCTTGGCGCGCAGGCCTTCGACCAGCCGTTCGACCTGCTCGGCATCGCGCGCTTCGCATTCGATATCGGTGATCAGGCCCTTGGCCGGCAGCGTCGTGAAGATGCGCTGGTGATAGATTTCGATGATGTTGACGTTGTGCTCGTCAAACAGGCGCATCACCTTGAACAGCGCGCCGGGACGATCCTGCAAGGTGATCCGCAGCCGTGCCAGACGCCCTTGCCGCGCCAGATCGCGCAGCAGCACATTGGCGAGCAGACGCGTATCGATATTGCCGCCGCACAGCGCCAGACCGATGGACTTGCCCTTGAAGCGCTTGGGGCTGCCCAGCACCGCCGCGAGGCCCGCAGCGCCCGCGCCTTCGACCACGGTCTTTTCGATCTGGAGCAGCAGCGCCACCGCCTTTTCCAGCGCGGGTTCATCAACCAGCAGAATATCGTCGACCTTTTCGGCGATCACCTTGGCGGTGAAATCGCCCGGCACCTTGACCGCGATGCCTTCAGCCAGCGTGTCCCCGCCGCACGGCAGGTTCGCGCCCTTGATCCGGTCGAACATGCTGGGGAACAGTGCCGCCTGTACGCCAACGACCTCGATATTGGGGTTCAATGCCTTGGCGACTGTCGCCATCCCCGAAATCAGCCCGCCACCGCCGATTGGCGTGACAATGCAATCGAGATCGGGCTTCACTTCCAGCATTTCGAGCGCGACCGTGCCTGCACCGGCGGCCACATCGGGATCATCGAACGGATGGACGAAGGTCAGGCCAAGCTCGCCTTCCAGCTTACGTGCAAAGGCATAGGCCTCATCGAAGGTCTCGCCTTCGAGCAGCACTTTGCCGCCGACGCTTTCGGTCTGCATCACCTTCACCGTCGGTGTGGGTTTCGGCATGACGATGGTGACGGGCACGCCCAGCCGGGTGCCGTGATAGCTGAGGCCCTGCGAGTGGTTCCCCGCCGAAGCCGCAATCACGCCGCGCGATCGCTGTTCTTCGGTCAGCAGCAGCAGCGCGTTAAGCGCCCCGCGTTCCTTGTAAGCGGCGGTGAATTGCAGGTTCTCGAACTTCAGCCAGATATCCGCGCCGGTAATCTCCGACAGCGTGATCGAGCGCATCATCGGCGTTTCGACCACCGCGCCGCGAATGCGGGCCGCAGCGGCGCGCACGTGATCGAGGGTCAGGTCGGCCGGCGAAGCGGCGGCACCCTTGGGGCTGGCAGAGGCTGTTTGTGTCGACATAGCGTCCGGGCGATTAGAGGCTTGGAGCCGTAAGGGCAATCGGGCCTGCGCGGATTTCGTATGCGCCCCGTCTTGGCAAGCCCCGTTGGCAAGCGCGCGGCAAAGCGATAGGCACCGCTGCCTTACGTGTTTTCCTGAAAGTTCAAGGACCGCCATGCTCCGCACCGTTTCCGCCGCTCTTGCCGCCGTATCCGCTCTGGCGCTGGCCGCGCCTGCCTGGGCCGATACGCTGGTCGACAATGTCGATGGGATCACCATCGACGAAGCGGGCAAGGTCAAGCGCTTCAACGGCCTCGTGTTCGATGAGGATGGCAAGATCACGCAGGTCCTGACCCGCAGCGACAAACGCCCGCAGGTCGATTACCGCTTGGATGGCGAAGGGCGCGTGATGATCCCCGGCATGATCGACGCGCATGTCCACGTGATGGACATCGGCTTTGCCGCGCTGACGCTCGATCTGTCGAACACAACTTCGCTCGAAGATGCGCTGGCCAAGATCAAGGCCTTCGCCGAAGCCAATCCCGGCCGCCCCTGGATTATCGGGCGCGGGTGGAATCAGGAGAAGTGGGGATTGGGCCGCTTCCCCACGGCTGCGGAACTCGACGCGGTGGTTTCAGACCGACCGGTCTGGCTCGAACGGGCGGATAATCACGCCAATTGGGGCAACACTCTCGCCATCACCACGGCAGGCGTGACCGCCAAGACGCCGGACCCGGAAGGCGGCAAGATCATCCGCGATGCCAAGGGCGCCCCGGCGGGCGTGTTTGTGGACTATGCGGTGCAGCTGGTCGGCAAGGTTGTCCCCCCGCCCCGCCCGGAAGACCGCGACCTCGCCTTTGCCAAGGCGCAAGAAGTGCTGCTGGGCTACGGGGTCACAGCGGTTGCCGACATGGGCACCAAGATGCCGGACTGGACGACCTACCGCCGCGCGGGCGATGCGGGCCGCTTGCAAATCCGCATCATGTCCTATGCCAATTCGTTCGAGACGCTGGAGACCGTTGCCGGGCCGGAGCCGACCGTGTGGCTTTATGACGACAAGCTGCGCATGGGCGGGATCAAGCTCTATCTCGACGGTGCGCTGGGATCGCGCGGGGCGAGCCTGAAGGCACCCTATCACGACGATCCGGGGGCCAAGGGCCTGCCACTGCTGACCCCTGCTCAGCTGCGCAACCTGATGAGCCGCGCGGCGATGGACAATTTCCAGACCGCCGTTCACGCGATCGGCGATGCCGCCAATGCCGAGGTGCTCGCCGCGGTCGAGGAATTGTCGGAAAGCTATACCGGCGACCGGCGCTGGCGGATTGAACACGCACAGATCATCGACCCGGCCGACATCGCGCGGCTGGGCAAGCATGGGGTGATCGCCTCGATGCAGCCGCTCCACCAGACCTCCGACCGGCTGATGGCCGAAGCGCGGCTCGGGCCGGACCGGCTGGATGGTGCTTATCCGTGGCGCTCCGTGGTCACCGTTGGCGGCAAGCTCGCCTTCGGGTCGGACGCGCCGGTCGAGCCAGCCGATCCCTTCGCGGGCATGGCCGCCGCGATCAGCCGCGTGGATGCCAATGGTCAGCCCTTCGGCGGGTGGTTCCCCGAGGAAACCGTGAACCGCGAACAGGCATTGGCCGGGTACACCTCGGACGCCGCCTTTGCCGGGTTTGCGGAAGGCCGCTTCGGGCGCCTCCTCCCCGGAGAGCGCGCAGATTTCCTGCTGGTCGACCGCGACCCGCTCTTCGCCTCGCCCGAGGCTTTGCGGGAGACCAAAGTGCTTCAGGTGTGGATCGGCGGCGTAAAGGTGCGCGGCGGGGAGTAGTTACTCCGCCGCTTGCTGCGCTGCCAGTTCCGCCTCACGCGCGGCCTTGTCCGCTGCGACGGCTTTCTCCTGGAAGCGCATCAGCAGCAGCGAGGCTTCGAACAGCAGCCACAGCGGGATCGCCAGAATGATCTGCGAGCCCGGATCGGGCGGCGTCACCACTGCAGCGATGATGAAAATCCCGACGATCACATAACGCCGCGCGGCCACCATTTGCGCGCGGGTGATGATCCCGGCGCGGTGGAGCAGCAACAGCAGCACCGGCAGCAGGAAGGTCAGCCCGAAGGCGAGGATGAACTGCATCACGAGGTTGAGATAGTCGCCCGCGCTCGGCAGCGCCTGCACATCCAGCCCGCCTGCTGTCCCTCCGAACCCAAGGAAGAAGGTGAAGGCGGTCGGCATCACCACGAAATAGGCGAGCGACGCGCCCGCCCCGAACAACACCGGGGTGGCGAACAGGAACGGCAGAAACGCCTTCTTCTCGCGCGCATAGAGCCCCGGCGCTACAAACGCCCAGAGCTGGTTGGCGATGATCGGGAAGCTGACCATGAAGCCCGCGAACAGCGCGACCTTCAGCTCGACGAAGAACACTTCGGGCAGCTTGGTGAAGATCAGCTGGCCCTCACCCTCCGGGAAAGCCTGTTTCAGCGGCCAGACCAGAATGCCCAAAATCTCGTCCGCGAAATAGAGGCAGATCGCAAACCCTACCGCCAGCGCCAGCAGCGCGCGGATCACGCGGTTGCGCAGCTCGATCAGGTGGTCGAGCAGCGGCGCGCGGGTATCGTCGAGATCCTCGACCTTAAACATCGGCGCTACCCTTGGCGGCGGGTTCGGGCGTGGGCATCTGCGCCAACGGCTGGGCGGCAGTTTCGGGGGCCGGTTCGGCGGCGGGCACATCGACCGGCGCTGTCTCGGCTGGCACCTTTTCCAGCGACGGGGCTTCGACCGGCGGCGTCTCCAGCGGCGGGGGGCCAGTCATGACCGGTGCGCCAGCCTCAGCCTCGGTCAGGGCGGCGGAACGGCGCATGATTTCCTCATTCTGCGCCTTCCACTTCTTTTCCATGTCCTCAAGCTCGGCTTCGCGCACCATGGTGTCGATGCCGGAGCGGAAATGGGCGGAGATCCGGCGCATCTTGCCGATCCAGCGCCCCGCCGTGCGCATGGCAAGCGGCAGGTCTTTCGGCCCGATCACCACGACCGCGACGATCAGGATGACCAGCAGTTCTCCAATGCCGATGTCGAACATGTCAGATGCGGCCGCGCCGCCTCCTCAGAAGGGAGAAATCAGGCGCCGGTGGTGTCGGTCTTGTCAGCCGGGGCGGGAGCCGGGGCTTCGGTTGGGGCAGGCGCTGCTGCAGGCGGCTCGATCCGCACGGCCTTGGCGGCGGTGTCCTCGGTTTCGTTCAGGCCCTTCTTGAAGCTGGAAATGCCCTTGCCGAAATCGCCCATCATTTCGGCAATGCGGCCGCGTCCGAACAGGATCAGCACGATCAGCAGGACAATGACCCAGTGCCAAATCGACGAAAAACCCATGGTCTCAACTCCTGAACTGCGGCGGGGGTGCGTGGGTGCCGCTTGGCCGGATCGCTGTCCGGCGTTCGCTAGAGGTCCATTTAGGGCAAGCCTTCGGCAATTGCGAGTCAGTCCGCCAGATTCTCGTCGTCTGCCGCGTCGCTTTCGTCGGCATCATCGGGATCGAAGCGCATGGCGGCCTCCATCGCCTCGTCCACCGGATCGAGCAGCCCAGCGGCGCGCAATTCGTCGATCCCGGGCAGATCGCGGCGGCTGGCGAGGCCGAAATGGTCGAGAAAATCAGGCGTGGTGGCGTAGATTACTGGACGGCCCGGCACTTCGCGGCGGCCCGCCAGCTTGATCCAGCCCGCCTCCATAAGCACGTCCAATGTGCCCGCGCTGGTCTGCACCCCGCGGATCGATTCGATTTCGGCGCGGCTGACGGGCTCGTGATAAGCGATGATCGCCAGCACCTCGGTCGCCGCGCGGCTGAGGCGGCGAACCTGCTCCTTCTCGCGGCGGAGTAGGTGGGCAAGATCGGGCGCGGTTTCGAAATGCCAGCGCTTGCCGCGCTCGACCAGATGTACGCCACGCAGGCGGTAGTGCGCTTCGAGCGTTGCCAGCGCATCCTGCACATCGCCGGGCGCAATGCCGCCAAGATGGGCAGCGAGCGCATCAACGCTCAGCGGCTCCTCCGAAGCGAACAGCGTGGCTTCCACAGCGCGTTCGAGGGTGCCGGGCTCGTCGCTCATGCAGCGGCTGCGCCTTCTTTCAACCGGCGGATGCGCAATGGGGTGAAGGCGCCATCCTGTGCGATCTCGGCCCGGCCCCGCTTGGCGAGTTCCAGCGCCGCAACGAAGCTGGAAGCGAGCGCCGAACGCTTCAATTCGGGCGAAGCATGGGGCGGCAGGAAGTCGCGGATTTCCATCCATTCGAGCGTGACGCCGAGCATCGCAGAGACCCGCTCCAAGGCGCTGTCGAGGGTCATCACCGGGCGGTTGGCGACGTGATAGATGCGCGGCGCAGTGCGGGCCTTCACCTGCCCATAGGCCTGAATCAGCGAGAAGATATCGCTGCGCCACACGGTCTTGCGGTCGGTGCGCAGGCCCTCGGGGAGCCCTCGCAGAAACACATCGCGCCCGATCCGGTCACGCCCCATCAACCGCGCCGCCGCCTCACGCATCGCGCCAAGCCGTTGCAGCCGCAGTTGCAGGCGCAGGGCGAGTTCTTCGGGCGATGGGTCTTCCTGCTCGGCCTTGGGCAACAGCATCGCGGATTTGAGGTAGGCGAGCCATGCTGCCATCACGAGGTAATCGGCGGCCAGCTCCAACTTCATCGCCCCGGCGCGCTCGATATAGGTCAGGTATTGATCGACCAGAGCGAGGATCGAAATCTGGCGCAGGTCGACCTTTTGCCGCCGCGCGAGATCAAGCAGCAGGTCGAGCGGGCCTTCCCAGCCATCAAGCTCCAGATAGAGCGCGTCGGCATCGGCGCGGCCAGCGTCGGGCGGGAACATAAAGGGTTCATCAGCGCTCATGCCGCAGTTCCGGTGAGGACCAGCAGCGCATCGCGTTTCGCCAGAAAATCAGCAGCTTCGGGCGCGATGCTCGAAGCAATGTGAGTGCCTGCCAGCGCCCGGTCGAGCCGTGCGGCGGTGGCCTCAGACATGACGGGAAGCACCTCGCAGATGCCCTGCATATCGTCCATTTTCGCCCAGCAATTGAGCACGATATCGCACCCCGCCGCATGAGCGCGGGCGGCGCGTTCGGGAATGCTGCCGCCTAATGCCTCCATATCGATATCGTCGGTCAGCAGCAGGCCGTCGAATCCGATCGAACCCCGGATCACGTCGCGGATCACGGTTTCAGAGAGGGTTGCCGGGTTCTCCGCGTCCCAAGCGGTGAAGACGAGGTGTCCAGTCATGCCGATAAGCGCATGATTGAGCGTGCGAAACGGGATGAGGTCATCTTCCAATTCCTCCACCGACGCCGTCACGGTCGGGAGCGCCTTGTGGGTGTCGACATCGGTGCGGCCGTGGCCGGGCATATGCTTGATGCACCCCGTTACACCGCCTGCCGCGAGCCCTTCGAGCACCGCCCTGCCCAGCGCCGCCACCTGCATCGGATCAGCCCCGAACGCCCGGTCACCGATAACGTCATGCGCGCCGGGCACCCGCAGGTCGAGCGGGGGGTGGTAGTCGACCGTGATGCCCATCGCCGACAGTTCGAGGCCCATCGCGGTAGCATTGGCGCGGGCCGCCTCGATCGCGCTGGCCGGCGCGATTTCGTACAATTTCTCAAAGGCTTGACCCGCAGGATAGCCCGCCCATAGCGGCGGTCTGAGCCGTGCAACGCGGCCACCTTCCTGATCGATCGAGACCAGCAGGCGGTCTCTCCCGTGGATGCTGCGCAGGTCGTCCGTCAGCGCGCGCAGCTGCTCAGGATCGACGCAATTGCGCCCGAACAGGATGTAGCCCGCCGGGTCCGCATCACGGAAGAAGGCGCGTTCGTCCGCTGTCAGATGCGGGCCGCTGAGGCCGAAGATTGCCGGAATCATAAGACGCGCAAAATCGCAGGCTAGCAGGGGTCTAGCAAGGGCAAGAGGGGGTTAAGAGCGGGGAAAAGCCGCGCAAACACCCGTCTTACTTCACCTGGCAATCGACCCCGTCAGCTTTTAGCGCCGCGCACAGCCGGTCCGCTTCGGCGCGGCTGCCAGCCACGGCTTGCAAGCGATAGACCGTGCCGATATCAACCTTGCCTTCAACGATCCGGTACTTGACCCCGGTCAGCGCATCGGTGCGGCGGGTCACGTCGCTCCAACCCTGTTCGGCGCGGGCGCGGGTGCCGTAGGCGGCGAGCTGCACGCCGACGCCGGGGATATCGCCCGCGGTCGGAACCGCCATCGGGACAGTCGAGACGCTCGGCTTGGGCACAGCGCTCGGTGTCGGAGCGGGGCCATCGGCCACCACCGCCGGACGCGAGCCGCCTTCACCCACCACGGGCGCGACATTGCCGGTGCCCGCGAATTCCTTGCCGCCCGGATCATCGGGGCGCTGCTTGACCGGGCCTTCGGGCGCAGGGATCACGCTGCCATCGGCAACCACATCGCCGCCTGCGGCCCGGTTCGAGATGAACCACACCCCGCCGACCACCGCGCCGAGCAATAGCACCAGCGCGGCGGCGAACAGCATGATCTGCCCCGGATCCAGCCCACCGGCTTCGCTCTCATCCTCATCGGATTCGAGCCACGGCAGACTGTCCGTGTTGGCAAGATCCAGCTCGCCGCCATCGTCGTTCAGTTCTTCGTACTCAGCCTCGATCATGGCGATCTTTCGCTTCCCCCCCGAAGAGCCAAAAACTCCCGGTCACATGCTCTCGACAGCCTCGACGCCTAACACGGCGAGCCCGCCCTTGATCACTTGCCCGATTGCGCTGCCGAGGAAAAGCCTTGCCGCGGTGAGCTCTGGATCCTGTTCCACGATGAAGCGTTTTTCCGGCCGGTCGTTACCCAGGTTCCAGTAGGAATGGAGATCAGCCGCCAGATCATAGAGATAAAAGGCAATCCGGTGCGGTTCGCGGGCGCGGGCAGCGGCCTCGATCTCGCGCGGGAACTGCGCTGCACGGGCGATCAGCGCCATTTCCTCAGCGCCGAGCCGCGCGATATCTGCGTCAGACGGTGATAGCCCGGCGTCAGCTGCCTTGCGTAACGTCGAACGGATCCGGGCGTGGGCATATTGCACATAGAACACCGGATTATCCTTCGAGGCTTCGACCACCTTGTCGAAGTCGAAGTCCATCTGCGCATCGGGCTTGCGGGTGAGCATGGTGAAACGCACCACGTCCTTGCCGACCATATCGACCACGTCCGCCAGCGTGACGAAATTGCCCGACCGCTTGGACATCTTGAACGGCTGGCCGCCCTTCAAGAGCTGCACCATCTGGACCAGCTTGACCTCAAACGGCTTGGGCGGTGCGCCATCGGCGCTGGTCAGTGCGGCGACAGCGGCCTTGATCCGCTTCACCGTCCCCGCATGGTCCGCACCCCAGATGTCGACGAGCGCGTCGGCGGTCTGGGCTTTCTGGAAGTGGTAGGCCAAGTCCGCGCCAAAATAGGTCCACGCGCCGTTCGACTTCTTGATCGGGCGATCCTGATCGTCGCCGAACTTGGTCGAGCGGAACAGCGGGAGCTGGACCGGTTCCCAGTCTTCCGGCGGGGCCTTGCCCTTGGGGGCGTCGAGCACGCCGTCATAGACAAGGTCATGTTCGCGCAGCCAATGCTCTGCTGCATCGACCTTCCCCGAGGCCTGCAATTCGGCTTCCGACGAGAACAGGTCGTGCTTGATGCCGAGCGTGGCCAGATCCTCGCGGATCATGTCCATCATCGCCGCGACCGCGCGGGTGCGGAACAGGATCAGCCATTCGCCCTCAGGTGTGGCGGCGTATTTGTCGCCAAACTCGGCGGCGAGTTGCTGGCCGACCGGAA from uncultured Erythrobacter sp. includes:
- a CDS encoding BamA/TamA family outer membrane protein; protein product: MANLSSSRPVEAQRLLKLGLAIVAGLGQGALALSACPAAAQQAAPDDEPRALPAQPPEEEADATPAPALPSILDPAPQPEPVPQSLDDLIPADAVTNPDVWAAAGVADPSPVVVPDSALADAGSPLSDDVLAEFLPPPDPALQPAIDGIFADFALEEPQPLTPDPELEALASIAAPVLGELPELAETKIGNTLVLALPAAADAFPEKDAFIERFKDLSTLREFDDGEESRPQVAARARADEELLGDILRTYGYYDGEVVRQLSGGRRAGNNSDEAERAAENAAREPSVRFDILPGARYSFGRIDLGALPALPEPDVTRLTAAFGIKPGDPLYADRIIERELELRVALGESGYPFAELAEPELLIDHARTEGDLSLLVEPGGKFVFGEVVSSDPGFLSGRHLSRIARFDEGDVFQQSLETDLRRAIIATGLVSSVTVTPRETRAPQDGQPGEVALDVAFERAPLRTIAGAIGYGTEDGFKLEGRWEHRNLFPPEGALRLRGILGTREALASVGIRRNNFRGRDQVLTVDVFGSDITTQAVDSRGFGTRATFEKVSNILFQKPLSWQIGGELLYTDERSRTVRDAPGIPLPRRTFLIGGLFGSVTLDGSDDLLDPSEGYRATLFLAPEASRSEGSQSFYLRSQADASYYKSIGSTVLATRVRAATIVGASFDDIAPSRRLYGGGGGSVRGYGFQGVGPRNDRGESTGGASLLEFSLEARIETPLFDGAVEVVPFFDAGTVGLGSTPDFRFIRYGAGVGLRYKTTFGPIRVDVATPINPTEFDSPVVVYVSLGQAF
- a CDS encoding arginyltransferase; this translates as MTAPIRFPRFFVTSPAPCPYLPGRSERKVFTELKGPHADQLNEALGRIGFRRSQTVAYRPSCLDCQACVSVRVLATKFQPSGTQKRDLKRNSDLIVTECRPWATDEQFELLARYLGHRHPDGGMSAMDELDYADMIEHTPVSTVVTEYREPLPNGKPGRLVGACLTDRQGDGLSMIYSFYEPDYPARAGLGNFIILDHIRRAAAEALPYVYLGYWVEGSPRMQYKVRYRPLERLTREGWLLMEPGEQHRLIAAATAPRQAQDESPVEMGAGVRGKDGQPVKFSAS
- a CDS encoding threonine ammonia-lyase; translation: MSTQTASASPKGAAASPADLTLDHVRAAAARIRGAVVETPMMRSITLSEITGADIWLKFENLQFTAAYKERGALNALLLLTEEQRSRGVIAASAGNHSQGLSYHGTRLGVPVTIVMPKPTPTVKVMQTESVGGKVLLEGETFDEAYAFARKLEGELGLTFVHPFDDPDVAAGAGTVALEMLEVKPDLDCIVTPIGGGGLISGMATVAKALNPNIEVVGVQAALFPSMFDRIKGANLPCGGDTLAEGIAVKVPGDFTAKVIAEKVDDILLVDEPALEKAVALLLQIEKTVVEGAGAAGLAAVLGSPKRFKGKSIGLALCGGNIDTRLLANVLLRDLARQGRLARLRITLQDRPGALFKVMRLFDEHNVNIIEIYHQRIFTTLPAKGLITDIECEARDAEQVERLVEGLRAKGYTVQLVELG
- a CDS encoding amidohydrolase, with product MLRTVSAALAAVSALALAAPAWADTLVDNVDGITIDEAGKVKRFNGLVFDEDGKITQVLTRSDKRPQVDYRLDGEGRVMIPGMIDAHVHVMDIGFAALTLDLSNTTSLEDALAKIKAFAEANPGRPWIIGRGWNQEKWGLGRFPTAAELDAVVSDRPVWLERADNHANWGNTLAITTAGVTAKTPDPEGGKIIRDAKGAPAGVFVDYAVQLVGKVVPPPRPEDRDLAFAKAQEVLLGYGVTAVADMGTKMPDWTTYRRAGDAGRLQIRIMSYANSFETLETVAGPEPTVWLYDDKLRMGGIKLYLDGALGSRGASLKAPYHDDPGAKGLPLLTPAQLRNLMSRAAMDNFQTAVHAIGDAANAEVLAAVEELSESYTGDRRWRIEHAQIIDPADIARLGKHGVIASMQPLHQTSDRLMAEARLGPDRLDGAYPWRSVVTVGGKLAFGSDAPVEPADPFAGMAAAISRVDANGQPFGGWFPEETVNREQALAGYTSDAAFAGFAEGRFGRLLPGERADFLLVDRDPLFASPEALRETKVLQVWIGGVKVRGGE
- the tatC gene encoding twin-arginine translocase subunit TatC, whose protein sequence is MFKVEDLDDTRAPLLDHLIELRNRVIRALLALAVGFAICLYFADEILGILVWPLKQAFPEGEGQLIFTKLPEVFFVELKVALFAGFMVSFPIIANQLWAFVAPGLYAREKKAFLPFLFATPVLFGAGASLAYFVVMPTAFTFFLGFGGTAGGLDVQALPSAGDYLNLVMQFILAFGLTFLLPVLLLLLHRAGIITRAQMVAARRYVIVGIFIIAAVVTPPDPGSQIILAIPLWLLFEASLLLMRFQEKAVAADKAAREAELAAQQAAE